The sequence CGGCGTTGGGCGTCAAAGAGGGCAATATGGTGCTTGAACTGATTCGACGGGTGCGGGATCGGGGCCTTTCGGTGATACTGATCAGTCACAATATGCCGCATGTGTTCGAGATCGCCGACCGCATTCACATTCAGCGGTTAGGCAAGCGCGTGGCAGTAGTCGATCCCAAGCACATCAGCATGTCAGACACGGTTGCCGTAATGACCGGTGCAAAAAATCCTGAAGACCTGCCGAAAGATGCCCATGCTTAAAGGTATCGACGCGCTGTTATCGCCGGAATTGCTGAAAATACTCTGTGAAATGGGGCACGGGGATGAAGTTGCGGTGGTAGATGCCAACTTCACTGCCGAGTCGTTGGGGCGGGGAAAACCGATTGTCAGGTTGCCGGGATGCGATTTGTATCGAACCTGTGCAGCCGTGTTGTCGGTATTTCCGTTAGATGCCGCAGTGACGCAGCCGGTCGCTTACATGCAAGTGTCTGATAGCCCGGCCGGATTCACGTCGACGGTTCAGTTATCGGTGATTGTGTTGTTGGAAGTGGGCGATTTGGCTAGGCCGGAACAATGCGAAGCGATGGAGCGGTTCAGTTTTTATGAGCGGGTTAAGCAAGCTTACGCGATTGTGCAAACGGGTGAGATGCAATCTTACGCCAATTTTATTTTCAAAAAAGGCGTCATTAACTGACAATTAGTAGCGTAACAATTAGCAGCACACTGAAGTTGACACATTGAGAGACGGTAAGATGCACCCCACAAGGGCGATGCTGAAAACTAACCACTTCCATGTCGCGCAAACCTGAATGCCTTGTCACGCAGAAGTGCTCTCTTGCGAGGGAAATGTGTTGTACGGGCACGCGGATGGAAAAGTGTGTAATTATGCCGCTGATGCTCTCCTGCAAGGAGCACAAATTGACGATAATGCGCAAGAAATTCATACTCTTACCTCAGAAAGGAAGCGGTAAAGCGCCGCTTCTATTAACATGAAAAATGAACACACGGAATCATCGGTGAGCCAGCCAGTCGACGACGACAGCGAATGGCTCAGACCGCGTGGTTCAAATCAGATTGGAA is a genomic window of Glaciimonas sp. CA11.2 containing:
- a CDS encoding RbsD/FucU family protein — protein: MLKGIDALLSPELLKILCEMGHGDEVAVVDANFTAESLGRGKPIVRLPGCDLYRTCAAVLSVFPLDAAVTQPVAYMQVSDSPAGFTSTVQLSVIVLLEVGDLARPEQCEAMERFSFYERVKQAYAIVQTGEMQSYANFIFKKGVIN